ttatcACTGAGTTATTTGCAGTTGTGGAGGGGGGAAGGTTGACGGAAGATGGGGGGTGGGAGGGCTAGAGGAGGACTGGGGGAGGGTCTGGCGGGGGGAGGGCAGTTGCAGGGGGGGAAGAAGGGCAGATTTGAAATTCGTAGAACAAATCCCAGTGACCTGCGAATGTCCAAGAATTTTGTCTGCATACTTCGCTATCTGTTGTCCTTCGGGCTTCAGATGCgaaaagaacaaatttaaaaggCAGCTTTGGAATAAACAATATAGCATTTTCCGTGAAGTAATCGttttatataaaaggaaatatcgcCTCCTCAGTTTCATTCAGCGGTGCCAAAAATGTTATAAATGAGAGACCCGCCAACTTTCAGCGAagaatgccaggcactgtacttaATAAACTGAGGCTACAGAAGTTCATTATGGATGTTGCAATCTTTTTTATTCCGCGAAAAGAGAGAAGacgagacagaaagagagagagattggagccgaggagactgagagacagacagaggcacACAGGACAGAAACTGGGGAGTCTCCAGGCGGGAGAGGAAGGGGGGGCCAGACCGCCTACGTCGGCGCCCCCGCTCCGGGCTCCGACTCCAGACGCCGCGAAGtgaaaggggagaaaagaaagggagagggcGAGGCTGTGCCGCGGGGAGACCGGGCCTGAGgtgttaaacatttttgtttgcttccGACTAGTCCAGACGAAGGGCCGCGTCTCGGTAGCGCTCTGCCAGGGTGGAAGGTGCCGGGGCCGGGGTTCCTAGCAACACCTCTGGGCTGGGGGTGGCTGCAAAGTCAGGCACTCACAGACCCAGACACAAAACCTCGCGGGTCCCGCGCCCAGGCTGCGGGTGCCCGGAACCGCCGCGAGGCCGGCGCGCTCCGACCCGACCCGGGGCGGGATATTTGGGCAGCCCGGGGCTCTTCGGCCGTTTGCAAAAGTCTCTTTGGAGCGGAGGAGAGGCAGCACGGAGACAAACTCCCGGGTTCCCCCCGCCACCGCCTCCAGCGCCCCCACCGCGCCCTCCCTCTCACActcgcgcgcgcgcgcacacacactcacacacacactcacacacacacccgccACCCCGGGCGCGCCGGCGCTGCCGGCGAGCGGCGGCGAGCAGGACTTGAAGTGGGTGttcttccccactccccacccccgaCGCGtagcccccaacccccgccccggtcgccttccccctccctctcgcTCCTACGCAAATAAGAACTCGACGATTCCCTTCCAGCCGTTTTGATTTCGGGCACCTCCGAAAGATAATTGGGAAGGGTTTCCAGAAGGTGGGAAATGTCACCTGATTCACACTGAACTTTTGAAAGCTCCCCACCCCCAAGGAGCCGCGCACACCCTCGCTCGCGGCCGCCCTCCCACAGCCCCACACACTGGGAGACCGCCCACCGCAAACCGCGGAGACCCCCGTCTAGATTTAAAGCGCGGCTGCGCCCGGCTTCTGACGTCCATTGAATCGCGCGGGCGGCCGGCGGCGAGCGCGGGGCTGCGCCGGGATCGCTGCGCCCTCCGCCGCTGGCCTCTGCGACGCGCGCCGCTCGCCCGAGCCACCCGCCGCCGCGCCGGCTCCCCGCGCCGCTGCGCTCCTCGCCCCGCGCCTGCCCCCAGGATGGTCCGCGCGAGGCACCAGCCGGGTGGGCTttgcctcctgctgctgctgctctgccagTTCATGGAGGACCGCAGTGCCCAGGGTAAGCGAGTGGGGATGCGCTGGGGAGGCTTGGCTGAGGACAGGGGGGTCGACTTTTCTGTGGTCTCCACTTGGTCTGTTCTGAGCAACGCTGCTCTCGGAAGATGTTGAACCAACTTGGGGACTCCGGGATGGAGAGGAGTGGGAAAATTGTAGGCAATGACACTTTAGGACTGGGAACTGAGTTTGGAGCTCGGTTATCTTGAAAAAGGAAAGGGAGCGAGCTGGGGTCTTAGTAGTTAGGGTTAAATGCTCCAAGTTCTGGCCATGATAACTTTAGATGTGATCTCCTCTGTTTGGCTCTGAAGAAGGGAACAAGTATCAGTAGTAGCCTGGAGATTTCAGTCGACCCATTTGCAgtctcatctctctccctcccacatcttttggatacttaaaaaaaaaaaaggaaagaaagaaaagaaaacctgggGGTTTGGGGGAGagatactgaattttatttgGTGGCTGGGGGACGTGGTTTCAGAAACTTTGCCCAAACTTGGAAATGTGGGTGCTGAAGATTTTCAAGGGAAGTAGCTTTCTGCCTAGTGGATGCTTCTTCCAACCCCATCCCCCAttctcgcaaaaaaaaaaaaaaaaaaaaaaaagccaaattattACCCCAAAGTGCTTTGAGCACTTTacagtttttttcccctctgcctCATTCTTCTTTCTGACCCTTAGCTTTCTGTAAAACAGTGAGCAGCCCATAACTGACTTAAATTCTGAAATGGGTTAAGAGCAAATTTCTGAagcttgccttttaaaaatagatttgtttATTTCAATTAGTCTTTGGGcagaatgtttaaaataataatagcagcttgCGATCCAATGATTGTTAAAGTCATATTGGTGATTCATGAGAAGTCTTCTCGACCCAAATCCGAACATTAAaaagggggaagagggagaaatCACTTGCAAATATTTCTTGCTAGGTATGAGATAGGTACTTATAACCGTGAAATGGTAGGAagactcccccctccccccaccttaAGGCATTACTTTCCCTGCTTCAGCGTTAACATTTTAAGTATGTTGTAAACTGCCCTCCTGGGCACTGCCCCTCGCCGTCTGCATGGCACTGCGCTGGGTTGCCCGCCTTTAGAGGAGAGGCTCTGCCTGGTGCCCGGACGTGGGCGCGGAGGAAAGCAGCCCTCGGAGATTTCGAAAGATCGCGGTGGCCGCGGGCGTGCTCCGGTCTGGCGGATTGCAAAACGGGCCCGTCGGGCTGGCTGCGCCTGGAGGCCGCGCGGGGTAGCTCCGGGCTGGGCCGGGttgcttttttgctttcatttttcagaAGTGCCTTTTGCTtgatctgtttctctctctctctctttcttttctttcttcctctctctctttctttcttcctttttttctttctttctctttcttttctttctttctcttctttcttttctttctttctttctctttccttctccctctctctcccctccatctctcctctctcctctctctcgtTCTCTTACTTTCTTAACCCCTGTCACAAATAATTCCTGTACCCGCCTACATGAAACCAGCATGTAAAAACATCCGTCGCatcctgtttttgtcaggttcttTAATCTGCTCTTCGAGTCTCTGCAGGTTATGAAATGGGACGAATAAAAGTAAACAGTCTAGTAAAAGTCAATGCAAGCTGCACGTGTTGTGTCTGGGTCACTGGTAACTGACATTGATATGGCTGGGGCGCCctgtcttctccctctctccctccctccctctcgccCACCTCCCATCTCTGTGATCAGGGCTTCCCCCTCCACTGCCTTCTTtttccacccctccacccctttCGATTTATTTCCTACTTTTCTCCCGCGTCTCTCTCACTTCCCCTCCTCCACGCtcaccccctccccatccccgCCGGGTCTCCTTCGCTAGCCACCTCGCTCTCCCTGCCCTGCCACCGCTCACTGCTCACtcacccacctccccacccttGTCTCTTCACAGCTGGGAACTGCTGGCTCCGTCAAGCGAAGAACGGCCGCTGCCAGGTCCTGTACAAGACCGAACTGAGCAAGGAGGAGTGCTGCAGCACCGGCCGGCTGAGCACCTCGTGGACCGAGGAGGACGTGAATGACAACACACTCTTCAAGTGGATGATTTTCAACGGGGGCGCCCCCAACTGCATCCCCTGTAAAGGTAGGACTCCTTCTTCCCAACTTGCAGGCCCTCAGTAGAGGGCGTCTTACCCTTAGCTTCCCCACTACCTGACTGGGGTTTGGGAGTAGGAGAGCTTTGTTCCTGGGCTTCCCCTTCCTGTCCCTTGCCCTGGTAAGCCGTGCAGACTCTAATTCTGCCTGTTACAGGCTGTAGGGAATACACGCCAGACTtcttagccaagtgtggtggtgaaACCCACCAACCTGTGCTCCTTAATGAGAGAGATCTGGGTGTGGGGCACAGCCCAAGGTCCACACTCTTTCACCAACTCCCAATATTCCAGGAGAGAGCCTGGGGCCCCTCCAGCGCAAACTCAGGGCTGCATGATTGCGCAAGGCACCCGAAGCCCTCCTGGCTGACCTGCAGACTGCCTGGCTCTGGTTTTAATCCATGCCTGTTTCTAACTCACAGAAACGTGTGAGAACGTGGACTGTGGACCTGGGAAAAAATGCCGAATGAACAAGAAGAACAAACCCCGCTGCGTCTGCGCCCCGGATTGTTCCAACATCACCTGGAAGGGTCCAGTCTGCGGGCTGGATGGGAAAACCTACCGCAATGAATGTGCACTCCTAAAGGCAAGATGTAAAGAGCAGCCAGAACTGGAAGTCCAGTACCAAGGCAGATGTAAAAGTAGGTCCTACCCTGTTGAGCAAGACTGGATCTGTCCCCTCCTCCAGCTTTGTACCTAAAGTAGACCCTCTAGAAGACCCTTGGGGGATGGTGTAGTCCGCAGTAAGAGCCTGATAATAGTAATACTGAAACCAAATAAAGGAGTCCTTTTCTAACCTCTAGAGATTCATTAAGAACACTGAGGGGACCAACCTAGTCATAGATTCTCTCTTGAAAACTACAGGGCTCCCTAAGTGCCTTTTGAAAGCTGGATGCTTCAGTGTCATGATTTCCTTGGTAACTTCAAGTGCTCACTCCCTAAGGACTAGAAGGTACCTATTCATGtgtgtttccttctttgttcCAGAGACTTGTCGGGATGTTTTCTGTCCAGGCAGCTCCACATGTGTGGTGGACCAGACCAATAATGCCTACTGTGTGACCTGTAATCGGATTTGCCCAGAGCCTGCTTCCTCTGAGCAATATCTCTGTGGGAATGATGGAGTCACCTACTCCAGTGCCTGCCACCTGAGAAAGGCTACCTGCCTGCTGGGCAGATCTATTGGATTAGCCTATGAGGGAAAGTGTATCAGTAGGTATTCTGGattgaggaaggaaaaagagaaaacaggctaGTTCTATTATTAAACTGTGGGGTTAACTAATAAGTAAAGCCCAAGGCGTCCCCAAACACCATAGGGAGAAATACGCTGCAATTTGGGGAAAGTGTTGTGACCACAGTATTCCTCATGGAAACCATTGTCTTCTGGAGGCATTGACACATATATTCAAATGCCAGCAGGAAGCAAGGAACAGTATTCCGTCTTAGAAAACTTAGAACTTACtcaattttacacatttttttaagtGCCAGACTTGCTGGAAGCGAAAAATAATTACTTAGCAGTTCCAGAAATCTGTTGTCAGATTCTAGTAATTAATggaattctttcttttgtaaaagatCCCACTTGTGGGAAATAATAAGATACATATTTAACTTGAGAATATTGTAAAATCCTGTTCTTAAAAAAATACCCTTTTAATGCACTAATGTAGTATGTAAGAAACTGCAGGGGTtttgtgcgtgtgtatgtgtgtgtgcatttgagtTTCAGTTTTATTATCCAGCATTTTTGCATAATATCTCCATTACCCCCATTAGTAATAGGCTATTActattatgtttatataaaataaattatgtttatatttattgatagaggactagagaaagggagaaaagggggATATGGGGAAATCAGTTTACTCATCACAGATGTATTATATCCTAGAAGCAAAGTCCTGTGAAGATATCCAGTGCACTGGTGGGAAAAAATGTTTATGGGATTTCAAGGTTGGGAGAGGCCGGTGTTCCCTCTGTGATGAGCTGTGCCCTGACAGTAAGTCGGATGAGCCTGTCTGTGCCAGTGACAATGCCACTTATGCCAGCGAGTGTGCCATGAAGGAAGCTGCCTGCTCCTCAGGTGTGCTactggaagtaaagcactccggATCTTGCAACTGTAAGTGCGATTTTTAACCTTGCTGCCATTTAAGGCTTTCCCAGGCAATCCCTAGGGAATGGACACTTACAAAGCACGCAGATCTCCCATAAATCCATTTCTGTTCAAATTAGGTAGCTGCTAAGTATCACCAGCAATTCAATAATCCACAGAAAATTCTCTGCGATGTTTCTTGGCTTTTAGGACTTATCTGGTGATCATCAATGGGGTTGCCTCTAGAAATCTATTTCCAGTTGTTTTCCCCTATTTCTTGTGTTTTGGTAGTGTGCTTTGCTGTTTGCTTTATTAACATTTGAGTCTAAACTAACTgcttcaaaagttttttttttttttttccaacgaCAGCTTCATATTATCACACATGGGCTGCTGCTTTTTGCAGTTGCCTCTACTAACTCTGAATTAAGGACCCAAAGCAGTTATACCTAGAACACAAGAGCGCTTTTTATCTAATTTCAGGAATCTGCCCGTAAAACCTGAGCCATTGATTCTTCAGAACTTTCTGCAGTTTTTGACTTCATagattatgctttaaaaaaatttttttaacttattgcATAACAGCagatgccaaaaacaaaaaaagcatctCACTGCAAGTCACATAAAAATGCAACGCTGTAATATGGCTGTATCAGAGGGCTTTGAAAACATACACTGAGCTGCTTCTGCGCTGTTGTTGTCCGTATTTAAACAACAGCTCCCCTGTATTCCCCCATCTAGCCATTTCGGAAGACAccgaggaagaggaggaagatgaagaccAGGACTACAGCTTTCCTATATCTTCTATTCTAGAGTGGTAAACTCTCTATAAGTGTTCAGTGTTGACATAGcctttgtgcaaaaaaaaaaaaaaaaaaaaagaaaaagaaaaaaagaaaaatatattgtccATACTGTAAATAAGTGTATGCTTATTTATTTGGGGGGAAAACTATACATTAAAGGACCTTTGTCCTAAAGCTCTCTCCCAGGCCACCTTGTTACTCATTGGACACGGAGAGGCATTCATTGTGAGGTCTACTGGATGAGGCCCATAGTTGAGACTTGTAGACATTTATTTATACTGTgtcatgttttataatttatacataaaatgtCTGGTTGACTGTATACCTTGTTTTTGAAGAAATTTATTCGTGAAAGGAAGAGCAGTTGTTATTTATTGTGAGGTCTCTTGCTTGTAAAGTAAAagctttttttccttgtaaaccATTTAAGTCCATTCCTTACTATTCACTCACTCATCTGTCTCCCTTCATTTCACTGTTAGACTCTTTTCCACTTTCAACAAACTTGCATGTCAGTTTCTGTCATGTTTATTTATTGGATTCTCTGCTGCCTGATCTGTACATACATGATCCCTCGGGTTTTGTTTACAAGGAACCTTGACTGACCAAAAGGCATTATAACTCTGACTCAAATACAAGGTACAGAAGATAAGCATCTTTGAGGAAACTCCTACTTCAGTTCTTTTGTTATGATGAAGACATTTGTGAGAGAGGAGATGATTAGAATTCTAGTAATGTACTTTTAAGATGTTACAGATACAAAGAAATGATGTGGGTGTCAGGAGACTAAAGGATGTTGAAGGCTACACATTCAACCTTTTGTTAGGTGTTTCCTTTAAGCTACTCAGCTGTACCTTTTAAATTAGTTCTTTTTCAACCAGTATATCACTAAAAGTTATATCAAAGCTTTATCAGTTCAAGTTTCTTGCTTTTCATAATACTTTTTTCTGatgcaattttatattttcaaacatggcaagttaaaatataaattcatttaaatatatagttttgTACTTTTCTACCATGTAAATGTGCaatgtatataaaagttataatgtgtatttgtaaataaatgatgagtgaaaaaataaaaaaattttaaaaagccaatggTTTCAATTCCTGATGATGCAAAGAAGTTATTTGGACTTTTGAGTAAAAATGTGTATGATACCTTTGCTGAGGAATGTAGCTATCTCTGAAATTACATGGCCAGGGCAGTACAGATCACTTCACTGGAGTTTGAAAGATAAAGGGATCTGAGGTCCAGCAACCCCACTGTAGGAGTGGCATATACCTGTCACTAACCACAGAAGGAACAGACTGTAGATGTGGGTTCTTTCCTGCAATATGCCAAGGCTaatatttcctctttaaaaacaCCATCGTTTTAGCTGTCCTTGTTGCAAGCTCATCACCATAGCCAGGGACACGCTTCATCTTACTTTCCCATAAATCCAGTGCagtttcagtcttttaaaaaacaacacacatcacaaggaaagcTGACAACAGATATAATATTTGACAAACACATTCTAGAAATCAGAATATCAGCTGCAGAAGTAGACATTATAGTGTTGGAATGCTAGGGACTTGATGAGGTGAGGATGGGGTGGAGGTGAATTTCCACAATGATGTCCATGGTTAGGGATCAAATAATGTCACTCATTGTAAGAGGAAGTGTATCAATATTTCACAGTTTACACTAGACACTATTAGAGCTTCAGAATGGTGTTTAGGACATCAGTCAATGGTCCCTGTAATACATAGGAATACATAACTAGATCATAAACATAAGTTTCCAATTCATTGTGTGCTACATACTCAAAgcctaaatatattaaaaatatcaaagaagTACAAGATGCAAGCCTCAGATTGGCATTTGGGCCATCATTCACTAGTCCCTGTAATATAATGCATAGGAATATATAACTGGAGCATCAACACAAGTTTCTGATTCAATTCCAATTCCAATTATGTACTTACATATTCAAAGcctaattatatttaaaatatcagaaattcaAGATGTAAAGAAGTATCAGGACTGTGGGAGGGAAAGAGCAAAGTATAGTCAATATTACCAGCATCGCTAAACAATAATAAACATATCATTTCTTTCAAACACCATGACCCAAGTTCTTCTTA
The genomic region above belongs to Homo sapiens chromosome 5, GRCh38.p14 Primary Assembly and contains:
- the FST gene encoding follistatin isoform X6; its protein translation is MVRARHQPGGLCLLLLLLCQFMEDRSAQAGNCWLRQAKNGRCQVLYKTELSKEECCSTGRLSTSWTEEDVNDNTLFKWMIFNGGAPNCIPCKETCENVDCGPGKKCRMNKKNKPRCVCAPDCSNITWKGPVCGLDGKTYRNECALLKARCKEQPELEVQYQGRCKKTCRDVFCPGSSTCVVDQTNNAYCVTCNRICPEPASSEQYLCGNDGVTYSSACHLRKATCLLGRSIGLAYEGKCISRYSGLRKEKEKTEAKSCEDIQCTGGKKCLWDFKVGRGRCSLCDELCPDSKSDEPVCASDNATYASECAMKEAACSSGVLLEVKHSGSCN
- the FST gene encoding follistatin isoform FST317 precursor (isoform FST317 precursor is encoded by transcript variant FST317) — translated: MVRARHQPGGLCLLLLLLCQFMEDRSAQAGNCWLRQAKNGRCQVLYKTELSKEECCSTGRLSTSWTEEDVNDNTLFKWMIFNGGAPNCIPCKETCENVDCGPGKKCRMNKKNKPRCVCAPDCSNITWKGPVCGLDGKTYRNECALLKARCKEQPELEVQYQGRCKKTCRDVFCPGSSTCVVDQTNNAYCVTCNRICPEPASSEQYLCGNDGVTYSSACHLRKATCLLGRSIGLAYEGKCIKAKSCEDIQCTGGKKCLWDFKVGRGRCSLCDELCPDSKSDEPVCASDNATYASECAMKEAACSSGVLLEVKHSGSCN
- the FST gene encoding follistatin isoform X7, whose product is MVRARHQPGGLCLLLLLLCQFMEDRSAQAGNCWLRQAKNGRCQVLYKTELSKEECCSTGRLSTSWTEEDVNDNTLFKWMIFNGGAPNCIPCKETCENVDCGPGKKCRMNKKNKPRCVCAPDCSNITWKGPVCGLDGKTYRNECALLKARCKEQPELEVQYQGRCKKTCRDVFCPGSSTCVVDQTNNAYCVTCNRICPEPASSEQYLCGNDGVTYSSACHLRKATCLLGRSIGLAYEGKCIKAKSCEDIQCTGGKKCLWDFKVGRGRCSLCDELCPDSKSDEPVCASDNATYASECAMKEAACSSGVLLEVKHSGSCNSPLYSPI
- the FST gene encoding follistatin isoform X8, translating into MVRARHQPGGLCLLLLLLCQFMEDRSAQAGNCWLRQAKNGRCQVLYKTELSKEECCSTGRLSTSWTEEDVNDNTLFKWMIFNGGAPNCIPCKETCENVDCGPGKKCRMNKKNKPRCVCAPDCSNITWKGPVCGLDGKTYRNECALLKARCKEQPELEVQYQGRCKKTCRDVFCPGSSTCVVDQTNNAYCVTCNRICPEPASSEQYLCGNDGVTYSSACHLRKATCLLGRSIGLAYEGKCITKSCEDIQCTGGKKCLWDFKVGRGRCSLCDELCPDSKSDEPVCASDNATYASECAMKEAACSSGVLLEVKHSGSCN
- the FST gene encoding follistatin isoform FST344 precursor (isoform FST344 precursor is encoded by transcript variant FST344) — protein: MVRARHQPGGLCLLLLLLCQFMEDRSAQAGNCWLRQAKNGRCQVLYKTELSKEECCSTGRLSTSWTEEDVNDNTLFKWMIFNGGAPNCIPCKETCENVDCGPGKKCRMNKKNKPRCVCAPDCSNITWKGPVCGLDGKTYRNECALLKARCKEQPELEVQYQGRCKKTCRDVFCPGSSTCVVDQTNNAYCVTCNRICPEPASSEQYLCGNDGVTYSSACHLRKATCLLGRSIGLAYEGKCIKAKSCEDIQCTGGKKCLWDFKVGRGRCSLCDELCPDSKSDEPVCASDNATYASECAMKEAACSSGVLLEVKHSGSCNSISEDTEEEEEDEDQDYSFPISSILEW
- the FST gene encoding follistatin isoform X1 — protein: MVRARHQPGGLCLLLLLLCQFMEDRSAQAGNCWLRQAKNGRCQVLYKTELSKEECCSTGRLSTSWTEEDVNDNTLFKWMIFNGGAPNCIPCKETCENVDCGPGKKCRMNKKNKPRCVCAPDCSNITWKGPVCGLDGKTYRNECALLKARCKEQPELEVQYQGRCKKTCRDVFCPGSSTCVVDQTNNAYCVTCNRICPEPASSEQYLCGNDGVTYSSACHLRKATCLLGRSIGLAYEGKCISRYSGLRKEKEKTEAKSCEDIQCTGGKKCLWDFKVGRGRCSLCDELCPDSKSDEPVCASDNATYASECAMKEAACSSGVLLEVKHSGSCNSISEDTEEEEEDEDQDYSFPISSILEW
- the FST gene encoding follistatin isoform X5, translating into MVRARHQPGGLCLLLLLLCQFMEDRSAQAGNCWLRQAKNGRCQVLYKTELSKEECCSTGRLSTSWTEEDVNDNTLFKWMIFNGGAPNCIPCKETCENVDCGPGKKCRMNKKNKPRCVCAPDCSNITWKGPVCGLDGKTYRNECALLKARCKEQPELEVQYQGRCKKTCRDVFCPGSSTCVVDQTNNAYCVTCNRICPEPASSEQYLCGNDGVTYSSACHLRKATCLLGRSIGLAYEGKCISRYSGLRKEKEKTEAKSCEDIQCTGGKKCLWDFKVGRGRCSLCDELCPDSKSDEPVCASDNATYASECAMKEAACSSGVLLEVKHSGSCNSPLYSPI
- the FST gene encoding follistatin isoform X3, translating into MVRARHQPGGLCLLLLLLCQFMEDRSAQAGNCWLRQAKNGRCQVLYKTELSKEECCSTGRLSTSWTEEDVNDNTLFKWMIFNGGAPNCIPCKETCENVDCGPGKKCRMNKKNKPRCVCAPDCSNITWKGPVCGLDGKTYRNECALLKARCKEQPELEVQYQGRCKKTCRDVFCPGSSTCVVDQTNNAYCVTCNRICPEPASSEQYLCGNDGVTYSSACHLRKATCLLGRSIGLAYEGKCITKSCEDIQCTGGKKCLWDFKVGRGRCSLCDELCPDSKSDEPVCASDNATYASECAMKEAACSSGVLLEVKHSGSCNSISEDTEEEEEDEDQDYSFPISSILEW
- the FST gene encoding follistatin isoform X2, with the protein product MGRIKVNSLVKVNASCTCCVWVTAGNCWLRQAKNGRCQVLYKTELSKEECCSTGRLSTSWTEEDVNDNTLFKWMIFNGGAPNCIPCKETCENVDCGPGKKCRMNKKNKPRCVCAPDCSNITWKGPVCGLDGKTYRNECALLKARCKEQPELEVQYQGRCKKTCRDVFCPGSSTCVVDQTNNAYCVTCNRICPEPASSEQYLCGNDGVTYSSACHLRKATCLLGRSIGLAYEGKCISRYSGLRKEKEKTEAKSCEDIQCTGGKKCLWDFKVGRGRCSLCDELCPDSKSDEPVCASDNATYASECAMKEAACSSGVLLEVKHSGSCNSISEDTEEEEEDEDQDYSFPISSILEW
- the FST gene encoding follistatin isoform X4; the protein is MGRIKVNSLVKVNASCTCCVWVTAGNCWLRQAKNGRCQVLYKTELSKEECCSTGRLSTSWTEEDVNDNTLFKWMIFNGGAPNCIPCKETCENVDCGPGKKCRMNKKNKPRCVCAPDCSNITWKGPVCGLDGKTYRNECALLKARCKEQPELEVQYQGRCKKTCRDVFCPGSSTCVVDQTNNAYCVTCNRICPEPASSEQYLCGNDGVTYSSACHLRKATCLLGRSIGLAYEGKCITKSCEDIQCTGGKKCLWDFKVGRGRCSLCDELCPDSKSDEPVCASDNATYASECAMKEAACSSGVLLEVKHSGSCNSISEDTEEEEEDEDQDYSFPISSILEW